From a region of the Halomonas sp. HL-93 genome:
- a CDS encoding DUF2970 domain-containing protein, translating into MWSVIKSVLAALIGVQSDRKRREDFSHKHPAMFIIAFIIITLLFVMVLWGLAFFIAG; encoded by the coding sequence ATGTGGTCGGTAATTAAATCGGTGCTTGCAGCACTCATCGGGGTGCAAAGTGATCGCAAACGGCGTGAGGATTTCAGCCACAAACACCCAGCTATGTTTATTATTGCTTTCATTATCATCACTTTATTGTTCGTTATGGTGCTATGGGGGCTGGCTTTTTTTATTGCAGGTTAA
- the coxB gene encoding cytochrome c oxidase subunit II translates to MRLWWRPLVVCAGVLSSAACFAQSWNMPIGVTNVSREIHGLHMTIFWICVAIGVVVFGAMFYSLARYRHARGAKAAHFHENTKVEILWTVIPVLILVGMAVPATATLKDMYDASDAELDVMITGQQWRWRYEYLGEDVAFNSNLSTPRSQIGGDESRGEHYLLEVDEPLVLPINRKIRFLMTSDDVIHSWWVPDLAVKQDTIPGFINENWVKINEPGIYRGQCAELCGIDHGFMPVVVQAMEEDAFDEWIAERKQAAEQESQGVDREWAMDELMERGETVYESICASCHESDGEGSPPAFPALAGNQQLIDDLDWHLDKVINGVSGAAMPAFRSTLNPAEIAAVVTYTQNAWGNDTQEQVQPASVAEQIDP, encoded by the coding sequence ATGCGCTTATGGTGGCGACCATTAGTGGTTTGTGCAGGTGTGTTAAGTAGTGCTGCTTGCTTCGCCCAATCGTGGAATATGCCCATTGGTGTGACCAATGTGAGTCGTGAGATCCACGGCCTTCACATGACCATTTTTTGGATATGTGTCGCCATTGGGGTGGTGGTCTTTGGAGCCATGTTTTATTCGCTTGCGCGCTACCGTCATGCACGGGGAGCCAAAGCGGCCCACTTTCATGAGAACACCAAGGTAGAAATACTTTGGACGGTAATTCCCGTTCTTATTCTCGTCGGCATGGCCGTGCCTGCTACGGCTACACTGAAAGATATGTACGATGCGTCCGATGCTGAGTTGGACGTCATGATAACGGGCCAGCAATGGCGTTGGCGTTATGAATATCTGGGCGAGGATGTGGCCTTTAATTCCAATCTTAGTACGCCCCGTAGCCAAATTGGTGGCGACGAAAGCCGAGGAGAGCATTATCTGCTAGAAGTGGACGAGCCTCTTGTTCTACCGATTAACCGTAAAATTCGTTTTTTGATGACCTCTGACGACGTTATTCACTCCTGGTGGGTGCCTGACCTGGCCGTTAAGCAAGACACTATTCCTGGGTTTATAAACGAAAACTGGGTCAAAATTAACGAGCCGGGCATCTATCGGGGGCAATGTGCAGAGCTTTGCGGCATTGACCACGGGTTTATGCCTGTGGTGGTTCAAGCAATGGAAGAAGACGCCTTTGATGAATGGATTGCGGAGCGTAAACAAGCAGCTGAGCAAGAATCTCAAGGCGTTGATCGCGAGTGGGCCATGGATGAGTTGATGGAAAGGGGGGAAACGGTTTACGAGTCGATATGTGCATCGTGCCATGAATCGGATGGAGAGGGGTCTCCACCGGCATTTCCGGCGCTCGCGGGTAATCAACAGTTAATTGATGATCTCGATTGGCATTTAGATAAAGTTATCAATGGTGTTTCTGGGGCGGCGATGCCGGCGTTCCGCAGCACCTTGAATCCGGCTGAAATTGCTGCGGTAGTTACTTATACCCAAAACGCATGGGGTAATGACACCCAAGAGCAAGTTCAGCCCGCAAGCGTTGCAGAACAAATCGACCCATAG
- the ctaD gene encoding cytochrome c oxidase subunit I: protein MAPKIPLQSTLQNSESIASAGGVSHHASSPTGWRRWVLTTNHKEIGTLYLIFSLSMFFVGGIFALVVRAELFQPGLQLVNPEFFNQMTTMHGLIMVFAAVMPAFTGLANWMIPLQIGAPDMALPRLNNFSFWLLPVAFTLLLSTLLMPGGGPNFGWTFYAPLSTTYAPASTTFFILALHIAGISSILGAINIIATILNMRAPGMRLMDMPLFVWTWLITAFLLIAVMPVLAGVITMMLMDINFGTSFFDAGGGGDPVLFQHLFWFFGHPEVYIMILPAFGIVSAIIPTFARKPLFGYASMVYATAAIALLSFLVWAHHMFVVGLPLVAELFFMYSTMLIAVPTGVKVFNWVTTLFRGSISFESPMLFALAFVVLFTIGGFSGLMLAIAPADFQYHDTYFVVAHFHYVLVPGAIFAIMAGVYYWLPKWTGHYPNETLAKWHFWFSVIGVNLTFFPMHFAGLAGMPRRIPDYALQFADFNLVSSIGAFFFGTSQLLFVLVIVLCVKGGKQAPAQAWEGAVDLEWTVPSPAPLHTFETPPVFRPAEK from the coding sequence ATGGCACCAAAGATACCTCTGCAGTCGACGCTACAGAATAGCGAGTCAATAGCCAGCGCTGGTGGTGTTAGCCACCATGCGTCGTCGCCAACAGGTTGGCGGCGTTGGGTTTTAACCACTAACCATAAAGAAATTGGCACGCTTTATTTAATTTTTTCTTTATCCATGTTTTTTGTTGGCGGTATCTTCGCGCTTGTGGTTCGTGCGGAGCTATTTCAGCCGGGCTTGCAGTTAGTCAATCCTGAGTTTTTTAATCAGATGACAACGATGCATGGCCTTATTATGGTGTTTGCCGCTGTTATGCCAGCCTTTACAGGGCTAGCTAACTGGATGATTCCATTGCAAATCGGCGCACCTGATATGGCACTGCCGCGATTGAATAACTTTAGTTTTTGGCTTCTGCCTGTAGCGTTTACATTGCTACTTTCCACACTATTAATGCCGGGGGGTGGTCCGAATTTCGGCTGGACGTTCTATGCGCCCTTGTCTACGACCTATGCTCCGGCATCGACAACCTTTTTTATTCTCGCTTTACACATCGCTGGGATTAGTTCGATTTTGGGCGCGATTAATATTATCGCTACCATTTTAAACATGCGTGCACCTGGCATGCGTCTGATGGATATGCCTCTATTTGTGTGGACTTGGTTAATCACCGCTTTCTTACTCATTGCAGTGATGCCGGTTTTGGCGGGCGTCATTACGATGATGCTGATGGATATTAACTTTGGGACTAGTTTTTTCGATGCGGGTGGGGGCGGTGACCCTGTGCTTTTTCAGCACCTTTTTTGGTTTTTTGGTCATCCTGAAGTTTACATAATGATTTTGCCAGCTTTTGGTATTGTGTCGGCGATCATTCCCACTTTCGCCCGAAAGCCGCTTTTTGGGTACGCCTCCATGGTATATGCAACCGCTGCCATTGCTCTATTATCATTTCTGGTATGGGCGCACCATATGTTTGTAGTGGGGTTGCCTTTGGTCGCTGAATTATTCTTTATGTATTCGACGATGCTGATCGCCGTACCTACGGGGGTTAAAGTTTTCAATTGGGTGACAACCCTTTTTCGGGGCTCAATTAGTTTTGAGTCGCCAATGTTATTCGCGCTTGCTTTCGTAGTGTTATTTACCATCGGCGGGTTTTCGGGGTTAATGCTTGCTATTGCACCAGCTGATTTTCAATATCACGACACCTATTTTGTTGTGGCTCATTTTCATTACGTTTTAGTCCCAGGCGCCATCTTTGCCATTATGGCGGGGGTATATTACTGGCTGCCCAAATGGACAGGGCACTATCCAAACGAGACGCTTGCAAAGTGGCATTTCTGGTTTTCCGTTATTGGTGTTAACTTGACATTCTTCCCTATGCATTTTGCCGGTTTAGCCGGCATGCCCAGAAGGATACCGGACTATGCTCTTCAGTTTGCTGACTTTAATTTGGTCTCCAGTATAGGCGCTTTCTTTTTTGGCACGTCGCAACTGCTTTTCGTGCTGGTAATCGTTTTATGCGTGAAAGGGGGGAAGCAAGCACCTGCTCAAGCATGGGAAGGTGCGGTCGATTTAGAGTGGACGGTACCTAGCCCGGCCCCTTTACATACGTTCGAGACGCCTCCTGTATTTCGTCCGGCAGAAAAATAA
- a CDS encoding cytochrome c oxidase assembly protein → MHSYQADGVKKTVTKTIFALVGMFAFAFSLVPLYDVFCDVTGINGKVSTTAKRALGDDVNSERYVTVQFITRTSAGLPWQLGVESHQVQVHPGQTTEIDFTFSNRSQSVSWGRAVPSVSPSSATAHVRKVSCFCFQEQRLEANESLTIPLVFQLDNTLPKDIATVTLVYTLYPIKENDDSPVVAKNMNNKNGEI, encoded by the coding sequence ATGCATTCATACCAAGCAGATGGGGTTAAGAAAACGGTCACTAAGACAATTTTCGCTTTGGTGGGTATGTTTGCTTTTGCTTTTTCGCTGGTTCCACTGTACGACGTTTTTTGCGATGTAACGGGTATCAATGGCAAGGTGAGTACGACAGCGAAACGTGCTTTAGGCGACGACGTTAATAGCGAACGTTATGTGACGGTTCAGTTTATTACGCGCACGAGTGCCGGGCTGCCTTGGCAACTAGGGGTTGAAAGCCACCAAGTACAGGTTCATCCAGGCCAAACGACTGAGATTGATTTTACGTTTTCCAATCGCAGCCAGTCGGTTAGCTGGGGGCGGGCTGTGCCCAGTGTTAGTCCCTCTTCTGCAACAGCGCATGTGCGTAAGGTGAGTTGCTTTTGTTTCCAGGAGCAACGACTCGAGGCTAATGAAAGCCTTACAATTCCACTTGTTTTTCAATTAGACAATACATTGCCAAAGGATATAGCGACCGTTACATTGGTATATACGCTATACCCCATAAAAGAAAATGATGATAGCCCAGTTGTAGCAAAAAACATGAATAACAAAAATGGGGAGATTTGA
- a CDS encoding cytochrome c oxidase subunit 3 — translation MSGASYYVPATSRWPILGSLAVGLLMIGLGAQLVYGTTALVIAIGFLSIVTVMAFWFRDVIKESHLGLYNNQMDRSFRWGMGWFIFSEVMFFAAFFGALFYVRTFAIPWLGGEGTKGVSALLWPNFIAEWPLLSPPDASISGPDNVFSPWQLPLVNTLLLVTSSITLTIAHEALKEGHRSVCRNWLAGTVLLGCCFIFIQGVEYYEAYQHYGITLEAGIFGSTFFILTGFHGVHVIIGTLILMVMLVRVFRGHFSDSQHFAFEASCWYWHFVDVVWLGLFIFVYVV, via the coding sequence ATGAGTGGCGCTAGCTATTACGTTCCTGCAACAAGTCGCTGGCCGATATTAGGGTCTCTGGCAGTTGGTTTGCTGATGATAGGTTTAGGCGCGCAGCTTGTTTATGGTACCACTGCGCTGGTAATCGCAATAGGCTTTCTTTCGATTGTGACTGTAATGGCATTTTGGTTTCGAGATGTCATTAAAGAGTCTCATCTCGGGCTTTATAATAACCAAATGGATCGCTCATTCCGTTGGGGGATGGGGTGGTTCATTTTTTCTGAAGTGATGTTTTTTGCTGCTTTTTTTGGTGCTTTATTTTACGTTAGAACGTTTGCCATTCCATGGTTAGGCGGTGAAGGTACGAAAGGTGTATCTGCACTTTTATGGCCAAACTTTATAGCCGAATGGCCTTTATTGAGCCCGCCTGACGCTTCCATTTCGGGGCCTGATAATGTATTCAGTCCCTGGCAGTTGCCGTTGGTGAATACTTTGTTATTGGTTACCTCAAGTATCACCTTAACGATTGCGCACGAGGCACTTAAAGAGGGGCATCGCTCAGTATGTAGGAATTGGCTGGCGGGCACTGTTTTGCTTGGTTGTTGTTTTATTTTTATTCAAGGTGTCGAATATTATGAAGCTTATCAACATTATGGCATTACACTGGAAGCTGGTATTTTTGGCTCTACGTTCTTTATATTAACGGGTTTTCACGGTGTTCACGTTATTATTGGCACTTTGATTCTTATGGTGATGTTGGTGCGTGTTTTCCGTGGCCATTTTTCGGATTCTCAGCACTTTGCTTTCGAGGCATCTTGCTGGTATTGGCATTTTGTCGACGTTGTATGGCTGGGGTTGTTTATCTTTGTTTATGTGGTTTGA
- a CDS encoding DUF2909 family protein has protein sequence MLLKSLIIIIFIAMLLSLAAGAGYLLRDGTSSKRLLTSLKWRISFAALLLVLITYGFLSGQLT, from the coding sequence ATGCTACTTAAATCACTCATTATCATTATTTTTATCGCCATGTTGCTTAGTTTAGCGGCAGGTGCTGGTTACCTGTTACGCGACGGCACATCGTCCAAGCGGCTACTCACCTCATTGAAGTGGCGAATAAGCTTCGCCGCCCTACTCTTAGTACTTATTACGTATGGCTTTTTGAGCGGCCAACTCACTTGA
- a CDS encoding SURF1 family protein — protein sequence MSDLSSIKKRSLYRWRQYGWYAFWLSLVLLGGFLGVWQWDRADNKQAAASARASAPALVDPQTQPIEGADVTLNGEYMPEHTFFLDNRILEGRLGVAVLTPLKDKFGHYWLIQRGFIETGTSRDPPSVSTPDRQVSLTGEWQSAKDDGLLFGPNIEGTRLQQISLAPWQGVIPDFRYQGWVHAQDGGGVFSEWWQANVMPASRHLAYAFQWWGLALVALITMWIGGRYFNSERGHNKET from the coding sequence ATGAGTGATTTAAGTAGCATAAAAAAACGTTCCTTATATCGCTGGCGTCAATATGGCTGGTATGCCTTTTGGCTTTCGTTGGTTTTGTTAGGTGGGTTCCTCGGTGTATGGCAATGGGACCGAGCCGACAACAAACAAGCAGCGGCATCGGCGCGAGCCAGTGCCCCAGCCCTTGTTGACCCCCAAACCCAGCCCATTGAAGGGGCAGACGTTACGCTCAACGGAGAGTATATGCCTGAACATACCTTTTTTTTAGATAATCGTATCCTTGAGGGGCGTTTGGGTGTCGCCGTTTTAACGCCGTTAAAAGATAAATTTGGTCATTACTGGCTGATTCAGCGCGGTTTTATTGAAACCGGCACGAGTCGCGACCCTCCTAGTGTATCGACACCTGACCGACAGGTCTCATTAACGGGCGAATGGCAGTCTGCAAAGGATGATGGCTTGCTGTTTGGACCAAACATTGAGGGGACTCGGCTGCAGCAAATTAGCTTAGCGCCTTGGCAAGGTGTAATACCAGATTTTCGTTATCAAGGGTGGGTGCATGCGCAAGATGGTGGCGGTGTCTTTTCAGAATGGTGGCAGGCCAATGTGATGCCGGCCAGTAGGCATCTTGCCTATGCATTTCAGTGGTGGGGGCTTGCGCTCGTCGCGCTAATTACGATGTGGATAGGTGGACGATATTTTAACTCTGAACGTGGACACAATAAGGAGACTTAA
- a CDS encoding COX15/CtaA family protein, with protein MVNHQRIAVIKALSFIGIALTALVMLVGAWTRLSDAGLGCPDWPGCYGQWVVPTAYDAAVSYPAFPLEASKAWLEMFHRYIATLLGATAILLLWLGWPFRRAKHYPWRISVLLLLVIVAQGIFGALTVTLTLWPQVVTLHLLGGMGILSIFVWLHCRLKALQNGTYRTPSKASVYWWLVAVLLLGQLALGGWVSSNYAGISCQGFPSCNTQWWPDMDLSEGFHLTQTVGPNYLYGKLHADARTAIHMVHRLWGGLLGVAILMLWWRYRHYKAAGGLVGVLKMYCLQVTLGIASVLLWLPLWLALLHTAGAMALTVSYLLAWWRWRYGPLGNETAHFSASSLRRYRPFEVLTHNAARARADIVTPDASRSARFD; from the coding sequence ATGGTTAATCATCAGCGTATTGCCGTCATAAAGGCACTCTCCTTCATTGGTATCGCCTTAACTGCTTTAGTGATGTTGGTAGGTGCCTGGACACGCTTATCCGACGCTGGCCTTGGCTGTCCGGATTGGCCTGGTTGCTATGGTCAGTGGGTAGTGCCCACGGCATATGATGCGGCTGTAAGCTATCCAGCCTTTCCGCTAGAAGCTTCAAAAGCGTGGCTTGAGATGTTTCATCGTTATATCGCGACGCTGCTAGGTGCTACCGCGATATTGCTGCTGTGGCTAGGCTGGCCATTTAGAAGAGCTAAGCACTATCCGTGGCGCATTAGTGTGCTTTTGTTACTTGTTATCGTGGCTCAAGGGATTTTTGGCGCGCTGACTGTAACGCTCACATTGTGGCCCCAAGTTGTAACGCTACATTTATTAGGTGGCATGGGAATTCTATCGATTTTTGTCTGGCTGCACTGTCGTTTGAAAGCCTTGCAAAACGGTACCTATAGAACACCCAGTAAGGCATCTGTGTATTGGTGGCTAGTAGCGGTTTTATTACTTGGTCAGTTAGCGTTGGGTGGCTGGGTTTCGAGCAATTATGCGGGGATATCATGTCAGGGCTTCCCGTCTTGTAATACGCAATGGTGGCCGGACATGGACCTTAGTGAGGGGTTCCATCTAACTCAAACCGTAGGTCCCAATTATTTATACGGCAAGCTACATGCTGATGCGCGAACGGCCATTCACATGGTGCATCGCCTATGGGGTGGCTTATTGGGGGTGGCTATCCTGATGTTGTGGTGGCGATACCGTCATTATAAAGCGGCGGGAGGTTTGGTAGGTGTATTAAAAATGTACTGTCTTCAAGTCACGCTAGGTATTGCCAGCGTTCTTTTGTGGTTGCCACTTTGGTTAGCACTACTACACACCGCAGGGGCTATGGCGCTTACTGTCAGCTATTTACTTGCTTGGTGGCGGTGGCGCTATGGCCCGCTTGGCAATGAGACTGCACATTTCAGTGCCTCGTCATTGCGTCGTTATCGGCCATTTGAGGTGTTGACCCATAATGCTGCGCGTGCACGCGCTGACATCGTAACGCCTGATGCCAGCCGGTCAGCACGTTTCGATTGA
- a CDS encoding DUF2489 domain-containing protein, protein MGLTSAMLLLFVAIVVILGLAGYAYRLRQEVKRRDAFRVAEDQRAQLNSLENLDWVTAALVQEQVDVTEGAWRCKVLLEIIDPNLTEKPEFKAFSDHYQLTKHLKTHSARQQLTPRERMQEDRERLAAEEQMRSAVLAAAQAVITWRKKGGQGLH, encoded by the coding sequence ATGGGTCTGACGAGCGCAATGTTACTTTTGTTCGTCGCGATAGTGGTCATTTTAGGCTTGGCGGGTTATGCCTATCGCCTACGTCAGGAAGTAAAGCGTCGTGATGCCTTTCGCGTTGCAGAAGACCAGCGTGCACAGCTTAACAGCTTGGAAAATCTTGATTGGGTGACGGCTGCATTGGTCCAGGAACAAGTTGATGTGACCGAAGGTGCCTGGCGCTGCAAAGTGTTGCTTGAAATTATTGACCCAAATTTAACTGAGAAACCTGAGTTTAAAGCCTTTTCCGATCATTATCAGCTCACAAAACATCTGAAAACCCATTCTGCACGGCAGCAACTAACGCCGCGTGAGCGCATGCAAGAAGACCGTGAGCGCCTAGCAGCTGAGGAACAGATGCGTAGCGCTGTGTTAGCGGCTGCACAGGCCGTTATTACATGGCGCAAAAAAGGCGGGCAGGGGCTTCATTGA
- a CDS encoding OmpA family protein: MKKSTTGLLIGSALVVGLSGCASSASQSSGQSQASASGDRSWYQHPAICGLAGSIIGGSIGYATSGSSDEDTGTVVGATTGATIGGLLCADKTPEPEEPQCPSFDGDIPAGAAVDAEGCPLDSDDDGVPDFRDQCPGTPAGVEVDADGCPIDSDEDGVPDYRDQCPNTPAGEEVNSLGCPESVVLEDVNFEFDSAQLTSEARNVLNGVAERLVNNPDVRVRIEGHTDSVGSAEYNKELSQARAESVTDYLATRGVESDRMMAEGFGEEQPVATNDTDAGRAENRRVELDEWN; encoded by the coding sequence ATGAAAAAATCAACGACTGGCTTACTAATCGGTTCCGCTTTGGTAGTTGGCCTTTCCGGCTGTGCTAGCTCTGCCTCCCAGTCTTCTGGGCAAAGCCAAGCGAGCGCTAGTGGAGACCGTAGCTGGTATCAGCACCCTGCCATTTGTGGGTTGGCAGGCAGTATTATTGGCGGCAGCATCGGTTACGCAACGAGCGGTAGCTCTGATGAAGATACTGGTACGGTTGTTGGCGCAACAACGGGTGCCACAATTGGTGGGTTGCTGTGTGCGGATAAAACTCCTGAGCCTGAAGAACCGCAATGTCCGAGTTTCGATGGTGACATCCCTGCAGGCGCCGCTGTTGACGCTGAAGGTTGCCCGTTAGATTCTGATGATGACGGCGTACCCGACTTCCGTGATCAGTGCCCAGGTACCCCTGCGGGTGTTGAGGTTGACGCTGACGGCTGCCCGATCGATTCAGACGAAGACGGTGTACCGGACTATCGTGATCAGTGCCCCAACACACCGGCTGGCGAAGAAGTTAACTCACTAGGTTGCCCTGAAAGCGTTGTGCTTGAAGATGTAAACTTTGAGTTTGATTCTGCCCAGCTGACTTCTGAAGCGCGTAACGTGCTTAATGGTGTTGCCGAGCGTCTGGTTAATAACCCCGATGTTCGCGTTCGCATCGAAGGCCACACCGATTCAGTTGGTTCTGCTGAGTACAATAAAGAGCTTTCTCAAGCACGTGCTGAATCCGTGACCGACTACCTCGCTACTCGTGGCGTTGAGTCAGATCGCATGATGGCTGAAGGCTTCGGTGAAGAGCAGCCAGTTGCAACCAATGACACTGATGCAGGTCGCGCTGAAAACCGTCGCGTAGAGCTGGATGAGTGGAATTAA